The Phragmites australis chromosome 13, lpPhrAust1.1, whole genome shotgun sequence DNA window CTGACGGCGTGGCTCAGCACCACGGCGGCGAGGCCGCCGGActggtcgccggcggcggcgtcccCGTGCAAATGGTCGCGGGTCGCTTGTGACGGCGCCGGAGGGGGTGTCACGTCCGTCACCTTCCAATCCGTGCATCTCGCCGTGACGGTCCCGGCGGGCCTCTGCGCCGCGCTGCCGGGGTTGGTGTCGTTTGTGGTCTCCGACGCCAACCTGACTGGCGGCGTCCCCGACGACCTGTGGCGGTGtcgccgcctcgccgagctCGACCTCAGCGGGAACGCGCTCACGGGACCCATCCCACCGTCGCTCGGCCACGCGACGGCGCTGGAGACCCTCGCTCTCAACTCCAACCAGCTGTCAGGTCCCATCCCGCCGGAGCTGGCCGGGCTCGCGCCGACGCTCAAGAACCTGCTTCTGTTCGACAACCGCCTCTCCGGCGAGCTACCGCCGTCGCTCGGCGAGCTTCGGCTGCTCGAGTCGCTGCGCACCGGCGGCAACCGCGACCTGTCGGGACCGATACCGGACTCCTTCTCCAAGCTCTCGAACCTCGTCGTGCTCGGCCTCGCCGACACCAAGATCTCCGGCCCGCTCCCGGCGTCGCTCGGCCAGCTCCAGAGCCTGGAGACGCTGTCCGTCTACACGACGGCGCTGTCCGGCGCCATCCCGCCGGAGCTCGGCAACTGCTCCAACCTCACCAACATCTACCTCTACGAGAACTCGCTCTCCGGCCCGCTGCCGCCGTCGCTCGGCGCGCTGCCGCAGCTGCAGAAGCTGCTGCTTTGGCAGAACGCGCTTACCGGCCCCATCCCGGAGTCCTTCGGCAACCTCACGTCGCTCGTGTCGCTGGACCTCTCAATCAACGCCATCTCCGGCGCCATCCCGGCGTCGCTCGGGCGGCTGCCGGCGCTGCAGGACCTCATGCTTAGCGACAACAACGTCACTGGCACCATCCCGCCGGCGCTCGCCAACGCGACGTCGCTGGTGCAGCTCCAGCTCGACACCAATGAGATCTCCGGCCTCATCCCGCCGGAGCTCGGCCGGCTCTCCGCGCTGCAGGTGTTCTTCGCGTGGCAGAACCAGCTCGAGGGCGCCATCCCGGCGACGCTCGCATCACTCTCCAACCTCCAGGCGCTCGACCTCTCGCACAACCACCTCACCGGCGTCATACCGCCGGGGCTCTTCCTTCTGCGCAATCTCACCAAGCTGCTGCTCCTGTCCAACGACCTTTCCGGGCCGCTGCCACCGGAGATCAGCAAAGCGGCTAGCCTCGTGCGGCTGCGGCTTGGTGGCAACCGCATCGCCGGGTCGATACCCACAGCCGTGGCCGGCATGAAGAGCATCAATTTCCTCGACCTCGGCAGCAACCGCCTCGCCGGGCCGGTGCCTGCCGAGCTCAGCAACTGCTCGCAGCTCCAGATGCTTGACCTGAGCAACAACTCGCTGACCGGGCCATTGCCGAAGTCGCTCGCTGGAGTGCACGGCCTGCAGGAGCTCGACGTCTCGCACAACCAGCTCACCGGCGCGGTGCCCGACGCGTTCGGGCGGCTGGAGACATTGGGCAGGCTCGTGCTCAGCGGCAACTCGCTGTCTGGGCCGATACCAGCGGCGCTGGGACAATGCCGCAACCTCGAGCTCCTCGACCTGAGTGACAATGAGCTCACCGGCCGCATCCCCGACGAGCTCTGCGGCATCGACGGGCTCGATATTGCGCTGAACTTGAGCCGGAACGGCCTCACCGGACCGATACCAGCGAAGTTTTCGGCGCTGAGCAAGCTCTCCGTGCTCGACCTCTCGTACAACGCGCTCGACGGCAGCCTCACGCCTCTCGCCGGGTTGGACAATCTTGTCACGCTCAACGTATCCAACAACAATTTCTCCGGGTACCTCCCGGACACGAAGCTCTTCCGGCAGCTGTCAACGTCGTGCCTCGCCGGCAACGCGGGGCTCTGCACGAAAGGCGGTGACGTGTGCTTCGTGAGCGTGGACGCCAACGGTCACCCAGTGATGAACGGCGCCGAGGAGGCGCAGCGCGTTCACCGCCTCAAACTCGCCATCGCTCTGCTGGTGACGGCGACGGTGGCGATGGTGCTCGGCATGATCGGCATACTGAGGGCGCGGCGGATGGGCATTGGCGGGAagagtggcggcggtggcggcagccaCTCCGAGGCCGGCGGGGAGCTGTCGTGGCCGTGGCAGTTCACGCCGTTCCAGAAGCTGAGCTTCTCAGTAGACCAGGTGGTCAGGAACCTCGTGGACGCCAACATCATCGGCAAGGGCTGCTCCGGCGTGGTGTACCGCGTGAGCATGGACACCGGCGAGGTGATCGCCGTCAAGAAGCTGTGGCCAAACACCCACaccgcggcggcgacgacgtgCAAGGACGACGGTACAAGCGGCCGAGTCCGCGACTCGTTCTCGGCAGAGGTGCGCACGCTGGGCTCCATCCGGCACAAGAACATCGTGCGGTTTctcggctgctgctggaacaaGAGCACCCGGCTGCTCATGTACGATTACATGGCCAACGGCAGCCTCGGCGCCGTGCTCAAcgagcgccgcggcggcggtggagcgcAGCTGGAGTGGGACGTCCGGTACCGCATCGTGCTCGGCGCAGCGCAGGGGCTGGCGTACCTGCACCACGACTGCGTGCCGCCGATCGTCCACCGCGACATCAAGGCCAACAACATCCTCATCGGCCTTGACTTCGAGGCCTACATCGCCGATTTCGGCCTTGCCAAACTCGTTGAGGACGGCGACTTTGGGCGGTCATCCAACACTGTCGCCGGCTCTTATGGTTACATTGCCCCGGGTACGTTTCATGTCTCCTTTGCACGCAATGCCAACATGTTCTGAACTCTGAATCTCTAAATCCAGTGTTGTCACTGTACAAATGCTGAATTAGCGTGTACCTACGAACTGAAATCACCAAGAAACTGTTGCAGTTAAGATGAAAATCGTTGATGAACAATGGTTTGATCCTGCAGAGTACGGGTACATGATGAAGATCACCGAGAAGAGCGACGTCTACAGCTATGGCGTGGTGGTGCTGGAGGTCCTGACTGGCAAGCAGCCGATCGACCCCACGATCCCGGACGGCCTCCACGTGACCGACTGGGTGCGCCGGTGCAGGGACCGCGTGGACGTGCTCGACCCGGCCCTCCAGGGCCGGTCAAGCTCCGAGGTGGAGGAGATGTTGCAGGTCATGGGCGTCGCGCTGCTCTGCGTCAGCCCGACGCCCGATGACCGGCCGACGATGAAGGACGTCACGGCGATGCTCAAGGAGATCCGGCTCGAGCGCGAGGACTTCGCCAACGTGGATGTCCTCCTCAAGGGAGGCTCATCGCCTCCTCATGCCCCTGCAACGATAGCTGCCAAAACGACGGCGACATCGTCCACGTCCAGCACGCCGCCATACCGGCAAGGGGCCAGCaacagctgcagcagcagctgcagcagcttCTCTGCCATCTACTCCTCATCCAAGGCTAAGTCACCCTTTGGCTGAACTGAACCAAGCAAAAGCTGCAAAATGATGCAATGCCAAGCTCTCAGCAGATGAACAATGTTTCAAGATTATGGTCTTGGCTTCGTTTCTGCAATTTGGAGCAAGTTTTTGATGGTGGTGAGCTGTGTAAATGAAAAGGGGAGAGGCTTAAGGATAGGCTGTTTGCATCTGTGTTTTTTTGGAGGACTTAGGATTAGACTTAAAGACAAAGGCTTGATGCCTTTTTGATGAGTGTTCAGTGTATGTTTGTTGAATAAAGACGAAAGTTGGTTGCATGCCCATGCAGATGTGCAAGATTTGCTGGTGCTCACTGCAGTGTTTGCAATGCTTAATCATCAGAGCTTCTGACGCAGGACAGAGTGCTGATTGCATTTTTTAGCAGATGCAGGCTTGCAGTCTGTAGAGGTGAGAAATGAGCATTAGATTGCATTTTTTAGCAGATGCTGGCTTGCAGTCTGTATAGGTGAGAAATGAGCATTACTTTTCATCTTACTGAGCTAACTTTTTCCAGATTAATTCTTCAGTTTGCAGATTCTGAATTTCCATAAAGAAATGTTGTATGCAAGAAACCTTTTACCCTGGATGGATTTGGTGAAAAGGATGAATGGACAAACCAGTTTTTTGAACCAGTACAATGAACTTTAGATCGAAACAGATGAAACCAACGCAAAATGTGCACAGATCCAAACAGTTGTGTGCAAATAGCTTTGGTTGGACCATACGGTTTCCTAGAAAAACGTCAATCGTTCTGAAATATGACGCAACCATATACATctaagactaaagatcaacatGACATAACTATGCTGCTTGATTTTTCATAAAACAATTTGTGATATTTATGATTTCACTGAATTTTAGTAATAAAGTGCTATAGAAAATAAGTTCAGGTCAAAACCACATCTCAAGGACTGCAAAAGTCAATAGCATCCAATAAAAGAGAATGGACGGAGTAAATTTTAATGATACAACAGGCCGAGTTTTCTTGAAAACATAATCTGAAGCCATAGCATCCAAAAGACATCCTTGCTGCTGAACAAAAGctcatggatttttttttctaaataaatgGGAGATTAAGTTCAATCAGCATTCTCCCAAATAATCAATCACTCAAACCATTCAGGTAGGCCTCAGGTACTGAAATCCTAAATACGGTGTAGTGATGATTTAAACTTCTTTCCCCATGCAACCTGTATACTCCGCCGAGTGCTCCGGCAATTGGGTTAGGGAAAGCGTAGAAGACACGCTTGAACCTTTGGTGTACAAGTGCCATTGCACACCTTCAATCAAACGAACATGTAAGCAAATTgaacaagaaaataaattgATGCCAAATTAGAAATGAGCATACATTGTGCATGGTTCCCAGACGAGGTAGATATCAAATCCTGTGCAGAGGTATGGTCTGGTGGTTTCAGACAAGTCACTGCAGCATGCCTCATCGGTAGATTGTTCTTTGTCCTGAAGTTCAAATTTGACCTcctaagaaaaaagaaagtagGAAAACAATATGCATCATTGCCAGTCTTATACAACAGTAATGGCAATGAGTAATATATGGCAACAATTAAAAAGTACACGATACGAGTAAGAAGGCCCACTTTTGTATTCGTTTTTAGTCGTTTTGCTGGTTCATTGTCAGAATAGTTCTCCAGATTGGCATTTGAATCTGGCTTCATTAATGAAGTCGAAGAAGGGAACCGCTTTCTATCCCTCTCAGCGGCATTTTCAATGGCAACCATAGCAGCATGTCTCAGAGGATGCCACGCAAAACAACCCTCACAGGGCAGAAGATTCTGATCGGTAATCCTTTGTTTCATCCATCCCCATGGGTTTATACAAGAGACCTTCATGTTCAAGCTGTTGCATTTAGAAAGACAGGATCTTGGCAGTAACATATTGCCATCATTATCAGTTGATTCATTCAACGAGCACGTATCATCTGCTTTCACCTCAGAAAATTTGTTCCCTTCTTCAGATGTatcattcttgtaaccagcacatttctgagagacattcttagagcatttatagcatccacacaggagtaagaTGTTACGCgtagtgcggtccgaacctgtctaaaaatctcctCAGTGCATTTACTacgttctgcattagatcattcctcaccacctgccattgcattcatatccatttatttctctagcaaacatattcagaatcatctctccggccgaatctctaaaagggggtccctcgggatccctgcgataggagttaaccctccgacagctggcgcaccaggtaggggggttgcatccctgaatttgtttgtttgttttttcctgcagaaaaaatggcaggagGCCATCGTCTTCGGCGCACCGGCTCcggctccagtgaggaaatggatcccctcgcgcaggaggcccTAGTCGCTGCTGctttccagcagcagccacagtccgcacgcacggcgttcccctctcagggggaccatggcgctgggcccagcagggccgctgcCGCTGTCGCTAGCACACCGCCTAACCATCAGCAGGCGACGGAAACTCCCGCCgccagatccacgtctggacagcgccgggcgccgttgcggcgtaggctcgccttcggcgaggccagtcctgggagtgcgctgcttgcggtgcaagctctcctcaggcacccgccagtccaggcggcgggggaaaccccagaaggccgctgggtcggcacggctcaccgccaagtgctggccgaaagttctcGCGCTACCTCCAACCGCGGCGCagctaagaccggcccatcgtcaggCGGCGGTTGCACTggtcggggggcctccaggcggagcaccgcccccctggccactactggagctcaggacctccgcttgcacctcgatgagcggagggccgtcgaagacgcgcgcgttaCCCTCGTGCGCCAGCGGGAGACTCGGCatgaggccgaggctgaggaccaagcttcctcctTGCtggcccatgaccgccggggctccccggctcgccggtgTTCACAGCCCAAGGGCGCCACCCGCGCAGCAGGGTATGGCACAggctgtcgtgccttcaccagcgagctctgccgggtcaaatggcccagcaagttccggccagaactgccagagaagtacgatgggtccatcgaccccgtcgagttcctccaaatctacaccaccgctgtccaagcggccggcggcagtgaaaagttgatggccaactattttcatgttgccttgaggggctctgcccgctcttggctcatgaacttacccccaggatccatcggctccggggatgacctctgccactagtttgtggcaaactttcagggtacattcacgcgcccctgcctggagtgcgacctccacgctgtcaaacagcaggagggggagacgctgcggtgttTCATACAACGCTTCAGttaggtccgcaacaccatcccacggataaccccccacgctatcattgtcgcattccggcagggtaTCCGCAATgagcggatgcttgagaagctgggcacgcaaaAGGTCAAAACCACCGCGGAATTCTTCGCGCTAGCCGACAAGTGCgtcaaggcggcggaggctcaggcatggcatgttccgcgccctgagcatcccgccgccgatcagccaggtccttcccgctctgacaggcgggaaaagaagaagagaaggaggcgcgaggctgtccccatcGAGCCTGCTCAGGGTCCTGCTCCTGTGCCGGCTCAGGAATGTGACCGCCAGCCAGTACGTCGGGTGGCCGCTGATAGACGGCCCacgcccgcgagggctccggcccgagcccTCGTAGGGCTCCAACTCCtgcgagggctcccgctcccgcaagggcccctgctcccgcggggcctgagccggggaagtgatgccagatccaccagaccaggtggcatgacctcacggagtgccgcacggtcaagggcctcatcgagcagcgccagaggggcCACGAAGAGCCCCGCAGaggcggcgacgacagagccgcccccaacaaccaagagctcgtcttccaggagcctgagcacaccgtcgccttcatcgatggaggcgtgTATACGCCCTCCTCCAGCcgcagcgtcaagaccatgcggcgcgaggtgtgctcggcgatcccgagtgaagaggccgcaaggcccctgaagtggtcgaacGCCatgatcacgttcagcttggccgaccaccccgccagtactgcaagcgtggggtgactacccctggtagtgtcccccatcATCTGCAACGTGagggtcagcagagtgctgatcgacgggggcgcgaGCCTGAACCTCTTTTCACGGGAGGCCttcgaaaagctgcaggtgccctccaggcgcctaaagccgtcgctccccttttacaGGGTAAcacctgggcactccctgcccctcaggcaggtcgagctgcccgtgacattcgggagccgggacaaatTCCGGATGGAGAACGTtatcttcgatgtcgtggagctccctctcccctacaacgccatcctcgggcgcccgacgcttcctcggttcatggtggtcacccactacgcgtacctcacggtcaagatgccaggcccagtgggccccatctccgtgt harbors:
- the LOC133888806 gene encoding LRR receptor-like serine/threonine-protein kinase RGI1 encodes the protein MQLPLPLQTPSPMHRRHLLLLLPLLFAASSSSSAAAAANSEVAFLTAWLSTTAARPPDWSPAAASPCKWSRVACDGAGGGVTSVTFQSVHLAVTVPAGLCAALPGLVSFVVSDANLTGGVPDDLWRCRRLAELDLSGNALTGPIPPSLGHATALETLALNSNQLSGPIPPELAGLAPTLKNLLLFDNRLSGELPPSLGELRLLESLRTGGNRDLSGPIPDSFSKLSNLVVLGLADTKISGPLPASLGQLQSLETLSVYTTALSGAIPPELGNCSNLTNIYLYENSLSGPLPPSLGALPQLQKLLLWQNALTGPIPESFGNLTSLVSLDLSINAISGAIPASLGRLPALQDLMLSDNNVTGTIPPALANATSLVQLQLDTNEISGLIPPELGRLSALQVFFAWQNQLEGAIPATLASLSNLQALDLSHNHLTGVIPPGLFLLRNLTKLLLLSNDLSGPLPPEISKAASLVRLRLGGNRIAGSIPTAVAGMKSINFLDLGSNRLAGPVPAELSNCSQLQMLDLSNNSLTGPLPKSLAGVHGLQELDVSHNQLTGAVPDAFGRLETLGRLVLSGNSLSGPIPAALGQCRNLELLDLSDNELTGRIPDELCGIDGLDIALNLSRNGLTGPIPAKFSALSKLSVLDLSYNALDGSLTPLAGLDNLVTLNVSNNNFSGYLPDTKLFRQLSTSCLAGNAGLCTKGGDVCFVSVDANGHPVMNGAEEAQRVHRLKLAIALLVTATVAMVLGMIGILRARRMGIGGKSGGGGGSHSEAGGELSWPWQFTPFQKLSFSVDQVVRNLVDANIIGKGCSGVVYRVSMDTGEVIAVKKLWPNTHTAAATTCKDDGTSGRVRDSFSAEVRTLGSIRHKNIVRFLGCCWNKSTRLLMYDYMANGSLGAVLNERRGGGGAQLEWDVRYRIVLGAAQGLAYLHHDCVPPIVHRDIKANNILIGLDFEAYIADFGLAKLVEDGDFGRSSNTVAGSYGYIAPEYGYMMKITEKSDVYSYGVVVLEVLTGKQPIDPTIPDGLHVTDWVRRCRDRVDVLDPALQGRSSSEVEEMLQVMGVALLCVSPTPDDRPTMKDVTAMLKEIRLEREDFANVDVLLKGGSSPPHAPATIAAKTTATSSTSSTPPYRQGASNSCSSSCSSFSAIYSSSKAKSPFG